In Oreochromis aureus strain Israel breed Guangdong linkage group 20, ZZ_aureus, whole genome shotgun sequence, the following are encoded in one genomic region:
- the brpf1 gene encoding peregrin isoform X1: MAVGTMGLDFDVKTFCHNLRATKPPYECPVETCRKVYKSYSGIEYHLYHYDHDNPTPAQAVPQKKRKGRPPRASLTGSGDTDDGGGNGGGGLGHGGNTPVSPNRSERSHSPGRETMTYAQAQRMVEVEIQGRIHRISIFENIDVVSDEDSDAEDAPSSGTGNSGGGMCNGSDGGAGGSELGGSGKDRSDIPSSNGGKSTPKTGKHKSKAKKKDGLSHHHSAQSGPAVKLPEAVFRELDQDRPDAPPRPLSYYRYIDKSVEELDEEVEYDIDEEDYIWLDIMNDKRRRDGVTPIPQEVFEYLMDRLEKESYFESHNKADPSTLIDEDAVCCICNDGECQNSNVILFCDMCNLAVHQECYGVPYIPEGQWLCRRCLQSPSRAVDCALCPNKGGAFKQTDDARWAHVVCALWIPEVCFANTVFLEPIDSIEHIPPARWKLTCYICKQRGSGACIQCHKANCYTAFHVTCAQQAGLYMKMEPVRETGANGTSFSVRKTAYCDIHTPPGSARPLGGVGGASMGSSNSEGELEEDDEPSIGHDDDSKGWSSERVKRAKAKSRLKMKRARKILAERRAAAPVVSVPCIPPHRLSKITSNLTVPRKSQFMQRLHSYWTLKRQSRNGVPLLRRLQTHLQSQRHIDPLPPQPASQPSSRDSEEKQTALKEQLKAWQRLRHDLERARLLVELIRKREKLKRETIKVQQMALEMQLTPFLVLLRSTLEQLQERDTNNFFTEPVPLAEVPDYLDHIDTPMDFQTMWNLLESHRYLTFEAFEADFGLIVNNCLKYNAKDTVFYRAALRLREMGGAVIRTARRQAERIGFDYETGMHLPREPSPESQREQERDRERERERDRDRERDRPLSSNEDDLLLPENRRRLPLEEQLHYLQARLDEVSSGKHSIGQSRRAKALRKEISVIKRKLAHQREGGSGMGGRDSVGGGDRSSSLPHHSSSAGHHDEGGESSSQEIGGKDLNVSSSLTPEVGRRTSVLFSKKNQKIAGPPKRPGRPPKNRDAGYGGAGVSQSPVGPPQLPLLSPSRHRKRPRSPHTSSSSDSDSDNDDLLPGLPTNGFDTGNQPVTESFRVYRSEPHLPRSSSDSESTTSSSSSAASDRTSTTPSKQGRGKASFSRAFQEDSSEETSGTENDSYSVGGSRGVSHLVRGRDRSGCWMASDDYSSLEALDLVWAKCRGYPSYPALIIDPKMPREGVFHRGVPIPVPPLDVLKLGEQMTQEAREHLFLVLFFDNKRTWQWLPRSKLVPLGVDQELDKEKMLEGRKSNIRKSVQVAYHRAMQHRSKVQGDPSSETSDSD, translated from the exons A TGGCTGTTGGCACAATGGGGCTGGACTTTGACGTGAAGACATTCTGCCACAACCTGCGGGCCACCAAGCCCCCTTATGAGTGTCCCGTGGAGACTTGCCGTAAGGTCTACAAGAGCTACAGTGGCATCGAGTATCACCTTTACCACTATGACCATGACAACCCAACTCCTGCCCAGGCTGTGCCtcagaagaagaggaagggaCGTCCTCCTCGTGCCTCGCTGACTGGTTCAGGGGATACGGATGATGGCGGGGGTAACGGAGGAGGAGGACTGGGTCATGGAGGGAACACGCCTGTTAGCCCCAACCGATCAGAACGCTCCCATTCCCCGGGGAGAGAGACCATGACCTACGCCCAGGCACAGCGCATGGTTGAGGTGGAGATTCAAGGACGCATTCACCGCATTAGCATCTTCGAGAATATAGATGTGGTGTCAGATGAAGACAGTGATGCAGAAGACGCTCCTTCATCTGGAACTGGTAATAGTGGTGGCGGCATGTGTAATGGTAGTGACGGTGGAGCCGGGGGCAGCGAGTTAGGAGGGAGTGGCAAGGACCGCTCAGATATCCCATCTTCTAATGGGGGAAAATCCACGCCAAAGACTGGGAAACATAAGAGCAAAGCCAAGAAGAAGGATGGCTTATCTCATCATCACAGCGCTCAGTCTGGTCCTGCAGTCAAGCTCCCGGAGGCTGTGTTCAGAGAACTCGACCAAGACCGACCTGATGCCCCACCTCGGCCATTATCATACTACAG GTACATTGATAAATCTGTGGAGGAGCTAGATGAGGAGGTAGAGTATGACATCGATGAGGAGGACTACATCTGGCTTGATATCATGAATGACAAGCGGCGGCGTGACGGTGTGACACCCATCCCTCAGGAGGTTTTTGAGTATCTCATGGACCGCTTAGAGAAGGAGTCATACTTTGAGAGCCACAATAAG GCGGACCCCAGTACCTTGATTGACGAAGATGCCGTCTGCTGCATCTGTAACGATGGAGAGTGTCAGAACAGCAACGTGATTTTGTTTTGCGACATGTGTAATTTGGCAGTACACCAGGAGTGCTATGGCGTTCCCTATATCCCGGAGGGCCAGTGGTTATGTCGCCGGTGCCTGCAGTCGCCGAGCCGAGCTGTGGACTGTGCTCTGTGCCCGAACAAAGGAGGTGCTTTCAAGCAGACAGACGACGCACGCTGGGCCCACGTAGTGTGCGCCCTCTGGATCCCAGAG GTCTGCTTTGCGAACACAGTCTTTCTGGAGCCGATCGATAGCATCGAGCACATCCCTCCTGCACGCTGGAAGCTCACCTGCTACATCTGCAAACAGCGTGGATCGGGCGCCTGCATCCAGTGTCACAAAGCCAACTGTTACACAGCTTTCCATGTCACCTGTGCCCAGCAGGCAGGCCTCTATATGAAAATGGAGCCTGTAAGAGAGACTGGGGCCAACGGTACCTCTTTCAGCGTACGCAAGACGGCATACTGTGACATCCACACGCCCCCCGGTTCAGCACGTCCTTTAGGAGGAGTAGGTGGGGCCAGCATGGGGTCATCTAACAGCGAGGGCGAGCTGGAGGAAGATGACGAGCCTAGCATCGGCCATGATGATGACTCTAAGGGCTGGAGCTCTGAGCGGGTGAAGAGGGCAAAGGCCAAATCCAGGCTGAAGATGAAAAGAGCCAGAAAGATCTTAGCTGAGAGGAGAGCTGCTGCACCAGTGGTGTCAGTGCCCTGCATACCACCCCACAG GTTGAGCAAAATCACCAGCAACCTGACGGTACCCAGGAAAAGCCAATTCATGCAACGACTTCACAGCTACTGGACGCTGAAGAGGCAAAGTCGGAACGGTGTGCCTCTTTTGCGCCGGCTTCAGACACATTTGCAGTCACAGCGACACATTGACCCACTCCCACCACAGCCTGCGTCACAACCTTCCTCG AGAGATAGCGAGGAGAAACAGACCGCTTTAAAGGAGCAGCTAAAAGCATGGCAGAGGCTGAGACACGACCTGGAAAGAGCGAGGCTACTGGTGGAGCTCATCCGAAAGAGGGAGAAGCTCAAGAGGGAGACG ATTAAAGTGCAGCAGATGGCGCTGGAGATGCAGCTGACTCCCTTCCTGGTGCTGTTGAGGAGTACCTTGGAACAGTTACAGGAGAGAGACACTAACAACTTTTTCACTGAGCCTGTGCCTCTGGCAGAG GTGCCAGACTACCTGGACCATATTGACACTCCAATGGACTTTCAGACCATGTGGAACTTGCTGGAGTCTCACCGCTACCTCACTTTTGAGGCCTTTGAGGCCGATTTTGGGCTCATTGTCAACAACTGTCTCAAGTACAACGCCAAGGACACAGTCTTTTATCGCGCTGCCTTGCGGCTCAGAGAGATGGGCGGGGCTGTCATAAGAACAGCCAGGCGACAAGCTGAACGGATCGGCTTCGATTACGAGACCGGCATGCATCTACCACGAGAGCCGAGCCCGGAAAGCCAGCGTgagcaagagagagacagagagcggGAGAGGGAGCGAGACAGGGATAGAGAAAGAGATCGACCGTTGTCTTCTAATGAAGATG ACCTGCTCCTGCCAGAGAACAGGCGGCGGTTACCACTGGAAGAGCAGCTGCATTACCTGCAGGCCCGTCTCGATGAGGTCAGCTCAGGGAAGCATAGCATTGGCCAGTCTCGCAGAGCCAAGGCCCTAAGAAAGGAGATCAGTGTGATCAAGAGGAAGCTTGCACACCAGCGTGAAGGAGGCTCTGGCATGGGGGGCCGGGACTCTGTGGGCGGAGGAGACCGGAGTTCTTCTCTTCCCCATCATTCATCATCTGCAGGACACCACGATGAGGGGGGAGAGAGCAGCAGCCAGGAGATTGGTGGAAAGG ATCTGAATGTGTCCTCATCCCTGACTCCAGAGGTGGGGCGTCGGACATCTGTCCTCTTCTCCAAGAAGAACCAAAAAATAGCTGGACCCCCCAAAAGGCCGGGACGCCCACCCAAAAACAGGGATGCGGGTTATGGTGGGGCAGGGGTGAGCCAAAGTCCTGTTGGTCCCCCACAACTCCCCCTGCTGTCACCAAGCAGGCACAGGAAGCGTCCCCGTAGCCCTCACACCAGCTCCAGCTCTGACAGCGACAGTGACAATGATGACCTGCTGCCAG GACTGCCAACTAATGGCTTTGATACAGGAAACCAGCCAGTAACGGAAAGCTTCCGCGTGTACAGAAGCGAACCTCATCTCCCTCGTTCAAGCTCAGACTCCGAGTCCacaaccagcagcagcagcagtgcagCTTCAGACAGGACCAG CACGACTCCCTCTAAGCAGGGCAGAGGAAAGGCGTCGTTCTCACGCGCTTTCCAGGAAGATAGCAGCGAGGAAACGTCAGGCACAGAAAATGATTCCTACTCAGTCGGTGGCTCGAGGGGTGTTTCACACT TGGTTCGTGGCCGGGACAGGTCAGGGTGCTGGATGGCCTCAGATGATTATTCTTCTCTGGAAGCTTTAGACCTGGTCTGGGCCAAGTGCAGAGGCTATCCCTCATATCCTGCTCTG ATAATTGACCCAAAGATGCCCAGGGAGGGGGTGTTCCACCGAGGTGTCCCAATCCCTGTCCCCCCTCTGGATGTGCTGAAACTTGGGGAGCAAATGACCCAGGAGGCCAGGGAGCACCTGTTCCTGGTCCTCTTCTTTGACAACAAGAGAACATG GCAGTGGCTTCCGCGCTCTAAGCTGGTGCCTCTGGGCGTTGACCAAGAGCTGGACAAAGAGAAGATGCTCGAAGGCAGGAAGTCCAACATCCGCAAATCAGTGCAGGTGGCCTATCATCGTGCCATGCAGCACCGCAGCAAGGTGCAGGGGGACCCCAGCAGCGAAACCAGTGACAGtgactga
- the brpf1 gene encoding peregrin isoform X2, producing the protein MGLDFDVKTFCHNLRATKPPYECPVETCRKVYKSYSGIEYHLYHYDHDNPTPAQAVPQKKRKGRPPRASLTGSGDTDDGGGNGGGGLGHGGNTPVSPNRSERSHSPGRETMTYAQAQRMVEVEIQGRIHRISIFENIDVVSDEDSDAEDAPSSGTGNSGGGMCNGSDGGAGGSELGGSGKDRSDIPSSNGGKSTPKTGKHKSKAKKKDGLSHHHSAQSGPAVKLPEAVFRELDQDRPDAPPRPLSYYRYIDKSVEELDEEVEYDIDEEDYIWLDIMNDKRRRDGVTPIPQEVFEYLMDRLEKESYFESHNKADPSTLIDEDAVCCICNDGECQNSNVILFCDMCNLAVHQECYGVPYIPEGQWLCRRCLQSPSRAVDCALCPNKGGAFKQTDDARWAHVVCALWIPEVCFANTVFLEPIDSIEHIPPARWKLTCYICKQRGSGACIQCHKANCYTAFHVTCAQQAGLYMKMEPVRETGANGTSFSVRKTAYCDIHTPPGSARPLGGVGGASMGSSNSEGELEEDDEPSIGHDDDSKGWSSERVKRAKAKSRLKMKRARKILAERRAAAPVVSVPCIPPHRLSKITSNLTVPRKSQFMQRLHSYWTLKRQSRNGVPLLRRLQTHLQSQRHIDPLPPQPASQPSSRDSEEKQTALKEQLKAWQRLRHDLERARLLVELIRKREKLKRETIKVQQMALEMQLTPFLVLLRSTLEQLQERDTNNFFTEPVPLAEVPDYLDHIDTPMDFQTMWNLLESHRYLTFEAFEADFGLIVNNCLKYNAKDTVFYRAALRLREMGGAVIRTARRQAERIGFDYETGMHLPREPSPESQREQERDRERERERDRDRERDRPLSSNEDDLLLPENRRRLPLEEQLHYLQARLDEVSSGKHSIGQSRRAKALRKEISVIKRKLAHQREGGSGMGGRDSVGGGDRSSSLPHHSSSAGHHDEGGESSSQEIGGKDLNVSSSLTPEVGRRTSVLFSKKNQKIAGPPKRPGRPPKNRDAGYGGAGVSQSPVGPPQLPLLSPSRHRKRPRSPHTSSSSDSDSDNDDLLPGLPTNGFDTGNQPVTESFRVYRSEPHLPRSSSDSESTTSSSSSAASDRTSTTPSKQGRGKASFSRAFQEDSSEETSGTENDSYSVGGSRGVSHLVRGRDRSGCWMASDDYSSLEALDLVWAKCRGYPSYPALIIDPKMPREGVFHRGVPIPVPPLDVLKLGEQMTQEAREHLFLVLFFDNKRTWQWLPRSKLVPLGVDQELDKEKMLEGRKSNIRKSVQVAYHRAMQHRSKVQGDPSSETSDSD; encoded by the exons ATGGGGCTGGACTTTGACGTGAAGACATTCTGCCACAACCTGCGGGCCACCAAGCCCCCTTATGAGTGTCCCGTGGAGACTTGCCGTAAGGTCTACAAGAGCTACAGTGGCATCGAGTATCACCTTTACCACTATGACCATGACAACCCAACTCCTGCCCAGGCTGTGCCtcagaagaagaggaagggaCGTCCTCCTCGTGCCTCGCTGACTGGTTCAGGGGATACGGATGATGGCGGGGGTAACGGAGGAGGAGGACTGGGTCATGGAGGGAACACGCCTGTTAGCCCCAACCGATCAGAACGCTCCCATTCCCCGGGGAGAGAGACCATGACCTACGCCCAGGCACAGCGCATGGTTGAGGTGGAGATTCAAGGACGCATTCACCGCATTAGCATCTTCGAGAATATAGATGTGGTGTCAGATGAAGACAGTGATGCAGAAGACGCTCCTTCATCTGGAACTGGTAATAGTGGTGGCGGCATGTGTAATGGTAGTGACGGTGGAGCCGGGGGCAGCGAGTTAGGAGGGAGTGGCAAGGACCGCTCAGATATCCCATCTTCTAATGGGGGAAAATCCACGCCAAAGACTGGGAAACATAAGAGCAAAGCCAAGAAGAAGGATGGCTTATCTCATCATCACAGCGCTCAGTCTGGTCCTGCAGTCAAGCTCCCGGAGGCTGTGTTCAGAGAACTCGACCAAGACCGACCTGATGCCCCACCTCGGCCATTATCATACTACAG GTACATTGATAAATCTGTGGAGGAGCTAGATGAGGAGGTAGAGTATGACATCGATGAGGAGGACTACATCTGGCTTGATATCATGAATGACAAGCGGCGGCGTGACGGTGTGACACCCATCCCTCAGGAGGTTTTTGAGTATCTCATGGACCGCTTAGAGAAGGAGTCATACTTTGAGAGCCACAATAAG GCGGACCCCAGTACCTTGATTGACGAAGATGCCGTCTGCTGCATCTGTAACGATGGAGAGTGTCAGAACAGCAACGTGATTTTGTTTTGCGACATGTGTAATTTGGCAGTACACCAGGAGTGCTATGGCGTTCCCTATATCCCGGAGGGCCAGTGGTTATGTCGCCGGTGCCTGCAGTCGCCGAGCCGAGCTGTGGACTGTGCTCTGTGCCCGAACAAAGGAGGTGCTTTCAAGCAGACAGACGACGCACGCTGGGCCCACGTAGTGTGCGCCCTCTGGATCCCAGAG GTCTGCTTTGCGAACACAGTCTTTCTGGAGCCGATCGATAGCATCGAGCACATCCCTCCTGCACGCTGGAAGCTCACCTGCTACATCTGCAAACAGCGTGGATCGGGCGCCTGCATCCAGTGTCACAAAGCCAACTGTTACACAGCTTTCCATGTCACCTGTGCCCAGCAGGCAGGCCTCTATATGAAAATGGAGCCTGTAAGAGAGACTGGGGCCAACGGTACCTCTTTCAGCGTACGCAAGACGGCATACTGTGACATCCACACGCCCCCCGGTTCAGCACGTCCTTTAGGAGGAGTAGGTGGGGCCAGCATGGGGTCATCTAACAGCGAGGGCGAGCTGGAGGAAGATGACGAGCCTAGCATCGGCCATGATGATGACTCTAAGGGCTGGAGCTCTGAGCGGGTGAAGAGGGCAAAGGCCAAATCCAGGCTGAAGATGAAAAGAGCCAGAAAGATCTTAGCTGAGAGGAGAGCTGCTGCACCAGTGGTGTCAGTGCCCTGCATACCACCCCACAG GTTGAGCAAAATCACCAGCAACCTGACGGTACCCAGGAAAAGCCAATTCATGCAACGACTTCACAGCTACTGGACGCTGAAGAGGCAAAGTCGGAACGGTGTGCCTCTTTTGCGCCGGCTTCAGACACATTTGCAGTCACAGCGACACATTGACCCACTCCCACCACAGCCTGCGTCACAACCTTCCTCG AGAGATAGCGAGGAGAAACAGACCGCTTTAAAGGAGCAGCTAAAAGCATGGCAGAGGCTGAGACACGACCTGGAAAGAGCGAGGCTACTGGTGGAGCTCATCCGAAAGAGGGAGAAGCTCAAGAGGGAGACG ATTAAAGTGCAGCAGATGGCGCTGGAGATGCAGCTGACTCCCTTCCTGGTGCTGTTGAGGAGTACCTTGGAACAGTTACAGGAGAGAGACACTAACAACTTTTTCACTGAGCCTGTGCCTCTGGCAGAG GTGCCAGACTACCTGGACCATATTGACACTCCAATGGACTTTCAGACCATGTGGAACTTGCTGGAGTCTCACCGCTACCTCACTTTTGAGGCCTTTGAGGCCGATTTTGGGCTCATTGTCAACAACTGTCTCAAGTACAACGCCAAGGACACAGTCTTTTATCGCGCTGCCTTGCGGCTCAGAGAGATGGGCGGGGCTGTCATAAGAACAGCCAGGCGACAAGCTGAACGGATCGGCTTCGATTACGAGACCGGCATGCATCTACCACGAGAGCCGAGCCCGGAAAGCCAGCGTgagcaagagagagacagagagcggGAGAGGGAGCGAGACAGGGATAGAGAAAGAGATCGACCGTTGTCTTCTAATGAAGATG ACCTGCTCCTGCCAGAGAACAGGCGGCGGTTACCACTGGAAGAGCAGCTGCATTACCTGCAGGCCCGTCTCGATGAGGTCAGCTCAGGGAAGCATAGCATTGGCCAGTCTCGCAGAGCCAAGGCCCTAAGAAAGGAGATCAGTGTGATCAAGAGGAAGCTTGCACACCAGCGTGAAGGAGGCTCTGGCATGGGGGGCCGGGACTCTGTGGGCGGAGGAGACCGGAGTTCTTCTCTTCCCCATCATTCATCATCTGCAGGACACCACGATGAGGGGGGAGAGAGCAGCAGCCAGGAGATTGGTGGAAAGG ATCTGAATGTGTCCTCATCCCTGACTCCAGAGGTGGGGCGTCGGACATCTGTCCTCTTCTCCAAGAAGAACCAAAAAATAGCTGGACCCCCCAAAAGGCCGGGACGCCCACCCAAAAACAGGGATGCGGGTTATGGTGGGGCAGGGGTGAGCCAAAGTCCTGTTGGTCCCCCACAACTCCCCCTGCTGTCACCAAGCAGGCACAGGAAGCGTCCCCGTAGCCCTCACACCAGCTCCAGCTCTGACAGCGACAGTGACAATGATGACCTGCTGCCAG GACTGCCAACTAATGGCTTTGATACAGGAAACCAGCCAGTAACGGAAAGCTTCCGCGTGTACAGAAGCGAACCTCATCTCCCTCGTTCAAGCTCAGACTCCGAGTCCacaaccagcagcagcagcagtgcagCTTCAGACAGGACCAG CACGACTCCCTCTAAGCAGGGCAGAGGAAAGGCGTCGTTCTCACGCGCTTTCCAGGAAGATAGCAGCGAGGAAACGTCAGGCACAGAAAATGATTCCTACTCAGTCGGTGGCTCGAGGGGTGTTTCACACT TGGTTCGTGGCCGGGACAGGTCAGGGTGCTGGATGGCCTCAGATGATTATTCTTCTCTGGAAGCTTTAGACCTGGTCTGGGCCAAGTGCAGAGGCTATCCCTCATATCCTGCTCTG ATAATTGACCCAAAGATGCCCAGGGAGGGGGTGTTCCACCGAGGTGTCCCAATCCCTGTCCCCCCTCTGGATGTGCTGAAACTTGGGGAGCAAATGACCCAGGAGGCCAGGGAGCACCTGTTCCTGGTCCTCTTCTTTGACAACAAGAGAACATG GCAGTGGCTTCCGCGCTCTAAGCTGGTGCCTCTGGGCGTTGACCAAGAGCTGGACAAAGAGAAGATGCTCGAAGGCAGGAAGTCCAACATCCGCAAATCAGTGCAGGTGGCCTATCATCGTGCCATGCAGCACCGCAGCAAGGTGCAGGGGGACCCCAGCAGCGAAACCAGTGACAGtgactga